In a genomic window of Alphaproteobacteria bacterium:
- a CDS encoding septum formation initiator family protein: protein MKTLSRHRQLLKKNALLIVGMFLTVYFTYHIFYGARGYTQLQALQSEIAQREQELFEVRSDREMLESKVRMMRPGSLSRDLLEERARVVLGYKYADEYQLLRN from the coding sequence ATGAAGACTTTGTCCCGCCACCGCCAGTTACTGAAAAAAAACGCTCTGCTTATCGTAGGGATGTTTCTGACGGTCTATTTCACCTATCACATCTTTTACGGCGCCCGCGGATATACGCAGCTGCAGGCGCTGCAAAGCGAAATAGCTCAGCGGGAACAGGAGCTGTTTGAGGTGCGAAGCGACCGGGAGATGCTGGAATCCAAAGTTCGGATGATGCGTCCCGGATCGCTGAGCCGCGACCTGCTCGAGGAGCGCGCTCGTGTCGTTCTCGGCTACAAATACGCCGATGAATACCAGCTGCTACGAAATTAA
- the pdhA gene encoding pyruvate dehydrogenase (acetyl-transferring) E1 component subunit alpha, translated as MKKLYYDMLLIRRFEEKAGQLYGMGLIGGFCHLYIGQEAVVTGIQSQQKPQDTVVTSYRDHAHMLACGMDPKGIMAELTGRVTGYSRGKGGSMHMFSIEKNFFGGHGIVGASTSVGTGLGFAHKYKEDGGVAVAYMGDGASNQGQTAECYNMAALWKLPVLYVIENNQYGMGTSVSRSSAGQLYRRGSGYGIPGEQVDGMDVFTVQKAAKQALDYIRSGNGPYILEMMTYRYRGHSMSDPAKYRTKEEVESVKENRDPITHLKEKMIRENITEDEFKIIEKQIKDIVNEAASFAQTSPEPDVSELWTDVLVEA; from the coding sequence ATGAAAAAACTCTATTACGATATGCTGCTCATCCGCCGCTTCGAGGAAAAGGCCGGCCAGCTTTACGGCATGGGCCTGATCGGCGGCTTCTGCCATCTTTATATAGGGCAGGAAGCTGTGGTCACGGGCATCCAGTCGCAGCAAAAACCGCAGGATACCGTCGTCACCTCTTACCGCGACCACGCGCATATGCTCGCCTGCGGCATGGACCCGAAGGGCATCATGGCTGAATTGACAGGGCGCGTCACGGGCTATTCCCGCGGCAAGGGCGGCTCCATGCATATGTTCAGCATCGAGAAAAACTTCTTCGGCGGCCACGGCATCGTCGGCGCCAGCACGTCTGTTGGGACAGGCCTAGGTTTCGCGCACAAATACAAGGAAGACGGCGGCGTGGCTGTGGCTTACATGGGCGACGGCGCCTCAAACCAGGGTCAGACGGCGGAATGCTATAATATGGCCGCTCTCTGGAAGCTTCCGGTTCTCTATGTGATTGAAAACAACCAGTACGGCATGGGCACCAGCGTCTCGCGCTCCTCCGCAGGGCAGCTTTACCGCCGCGGCTCGGGCTACGGAATTCCCGGCGAGCAGGTGGACGGTATGGACGTCTTCACAGTCCAGAAGGCCGCGAAACAGGCACTCGATTACATCCGCTCCGGCAACGGGCCTTATATCCTTGAAATGATGACCTACCGCTATCGTGGCCATTCCATGTCGGACCCGGCCAAGTACCGCACGAAGGAGGAGGTCGAAAGTGTCAAGGAAAACCGTGACCCGATCACGCATTTAAAGGAAAAAATGATCCGGGAAAATATCACCGAGGACGAATTCAAGATCATCGAAAAACAGATCAAGGACATTGTGAACGAGGCGGCGAGTTTCGCTCAAACCTCGCCGGAACCCGATGTTTCCGAACTCTGGACCGACGTGCTGGTGGAGGCTTAA
- the lpdA gene encoding dihydrolipoyl dehydrogenase has translation MSTDKNSDLIVIGGGPGGYVAAIRAAQLGMKVTLVEGQHLGGICLNWGCIPTKALLRSSEIHHLLHNLDQFGFTAKDIAFDIKKVVARSRGVAGQLSKGVQHLLKKNKVTVIDGWGKLAGQGKVVVEKDGKKIDERSAKHIIIATGARARVLPGLEPDGKLVWTYKEAMVPEKMPKSLLVVGSGAIGIEFASFYRFMGAEVTVVEVLDRILPVEDEEISAFAHKAFEKQGMKILTGAKVTKLEKSKTNVKATVETSKGKQEITVDNVIMAVGVVGNTENIGLEKTKVKVDRGHIVTNEWLSTDEPGVYAIGDVTGPPWLAHKASHEGVICVEKIAGVKDVHPLIKSNIPGCTYCTPQIASVGLTEKAAKEKGYKLKVGRFPFMGNGKAIALGEPEGLVKTIFDEKTGELLGAHMIGAEVTEMIQGYGIAKTLETTEAELMHTIFPHPTLSEMMHESVLNAFGKAIHF, from the coding sequence ATGAGTACGGATAAAAATTCAGATTTGATCGTCATAGGCGGCGGGCCAGGCGGGTATGTCGCCGCTATACGCGCCGCGCAACTCGGCATGAAGGTCACCCTTGTTGAAGGGCAGCATCTGGGCGGCATTTGCCTGAACTGGGGCTGTATCCCGACCAAGGCGCTCCTGCGGAGCAGCGAAATTCATCATTTGCTGCACAATCTCGATCAGTTTGGCTTCACCGCCAAGGATATAGCGTTTGATATAAAGAAAGTCGTCGCCCGCTCCCGTGGAGTCGCCGGACAGCTTTCCAAGGGCGTTCAGCATCTTCTTAAGAAGAACAAGGTAACTGTCATTGACGGCTGGGGAAAACTGGCGGGGCAGGGGAAAGTTGTCGTTGAGAAGGACGGTAAAAAAATCGACGAGCGTTCAGCCAAACACATTATCATCGCCACAGGAGCCAGAGCGCGTGTTCTGCCCGGTTTAGAGCCGGACGGGAAACTCGTCTGGACCTACAAGGAAGCCATGGTTCCCGAGAAAATGCCGAAATCCTTATTGGTTGTTGGCTCCGGCGCCATAGGGATAGAGTTCGCCAGCTTCTACCGCTTCATGGGGGCCGAAGTGACAGTCGTTGAGGTTCTGGACCGCATCCTTCCGGTTGAAGACGAAGAGATTTCTGCCTTCGCCCACAAGGCCTTCGAAAAGCAGGGCATGAAAATCCTGACCGGAGCTAAGGTCACAAAACTCGAAAAATCAAAAACAAATGTAAAAGCCACAGTCGAGACATCAAAAGGCAAGCAGGAAATCACCGTCGATAATGTCATCATGGCGGTGGGTGTCGTCGGAAACACCGAAAATATCGGCCTTGAAAAAACCAAGGTAAAAGTAGATCGGGGACACATCGTCACCAACGAATGGCTGTCCACCGACGAACCGGGAGTCTACGCCATCGGCGACGTAACGGGTCCGCCCTGGCTGGCGCACAAAGCCAGTCACGAAGGCGTCATCTGCGTCGAAAAGATTGCAGGGGTAAAGGATGTTCACCCGCTGATCAAATCCAACATCCCCGGATGCACCTATTGCACCCCTCAAATCGCTTCCGTCGGCCTTACCGAGAAGGCCGCAAAAGAAAAAGGTTACAAGCTCAAGGTTGGCCGCTTCCCCTTCATGGGCAATGGCAAAGCGATTGCGCTGGGTGAGCCGGAAGGGTTGGTCAAAACCATCTTTGATGAAAAAACAGGCGAACTGCTCGGCGCCCATATGATCGGCGCAGAAGTCACTGAAATGATACAAGGGTACGGAATCGCCAAAACCTTGGAAACCACAGAAGCGGAATTGATGCACACCATCTTCCCGCACCCGACGCTCTCGGAAATGATGCACGAAAGCGTCCTCAACGCATTTGGAAAGGCGATCCATTTTTGA
- a CDS encoding pyruvate dehydrogenase complex dihydrolipoamide acetyltransferase, giving the protein MPINVTMPALSPTMTEGTLSRWLKAEGDTIKAGDIIAEIETDKATMEVEAVDEGVLGKIVIKAGTEHVPVNAVIAVLLEEGESASAISAPTPAAAPAAPKPQVQQPQQTVPAQAATAPVSSAGTQRLSASPLARRLAGEQGIDLKSVKGSGPHGRIVKSDIEKAKSAPKAAPAKAAPAIEGEYEINAYGMAFRRIPNNNIKKITAKRLSESKQTVPHFYLTIDCQLDALMAARQAINDQADGAFKLSVNDFLVKAAAMALKAYPPANVSWNEDAVHQYLKADISVAVATPNGLITPIVRNAEDKGLKQISEEVKDLAKRARDGKLKPEEFQGGSFTISNLGMFGVREFGAIINPPQACILAIGAGEQRPIVEKGKIEIRTMMSCTLSVDHRSVDGATGAEYLQVFKKFVENPVSMLL; this is encoded by the coding sequence ATGCCAATAAATGTAACGATGCCGGCGCTTTCGCCGACCATGACCGAAGGAACCCTCTCGCGCTGGCTCAAGGCCGAAGGAGACACAATCAAAGCCGGAGATATCATCGCCGAAATCGAAACCGACAAGGCGACGATGGAGGTTGAAGCCGTCGATGAGGGCGTTCTCGGCAAAATCGTAATCAAGGCGGGAACGGAACACGTTCCCGTCAATGCGGTCATTGCTGTTCTGCTGGAGGAAGGCGAAAGCGCCTCCGCAATTTCTGCGCCCACTCCAGCGGCAGCCCCGGCTGCACCAAAACCTCAGGTCCAGCAACCCCAACAGACGGTACCCGCTCAGGCGGCGACCGCGCCTGTATCTTCCGCGGGCACACAACGCCTCTCTGCCAGCCCTCTGGCGCGACGATTGGCTGGAGAGCAGGGGATTGATCTCAAATCCGTAAAAGGCAGTGGCCCACATGGCAGAATCGTCAAATCCGATATCGAAAAGGCGAAATCAGCGCCCAAAGCTGCTCCCGCGAAAGCCGCGCCCGCAATCGAAGGCGAATATGAAATCAACGCCTACGGCATGGCTTTCCGCCGTATTCCCAACAACAATATCAAAAAGATTACCGCCAAACGCCTCAGCGAATCCAAACAGACGGTCCCGCATTTTTACCTGACCATAGACTGCCAACTCGATGCGCTCATGGCCGCAAGGCAGGCGATCAACGATCAGGCCGACGGAGCCTTCAAGCTCTCCGTGAATGATTTCCTCGTGAAGGCTGCGGCTATGGCTCTTAAGGCATACCCGCCCGCGAATGTCTCGTGGAATGAAGATGCCGTTCATCAATATCTAAAAGCGGATATATCCGTAGCTGTAGCCACACCGAATGGCCTGATAACACCCATCGTAAGAAACGCAGAAGACAAGGGGCTGAAGCAAATTTCCGAAGAGGTCAAAGACCTCGCCAAACGCGCCCGCGACGGAAAGCTCAAACCCGAAGAGTTTCAGGGCGGCTCCTTCACCATCTCGAATCTGGGTATGTTCGGTGTCCGCGAATTCGGCGCCATCATCAACCCGCCGCAGGCCTGCATACTTGCCATTGGCGCAGGCGAACAGCGCCCAATCGTCGAAAAGGGCAAGATCGAAATCCGCACGATGATGAGTTGCACCCTCTCCGTGGATCACCGTTCGGTTGATGGCGCAACCGGGGCAGAATACCTGCAGGTCTTCAAAAAATTCGTCGAAAACCCCGTCAGTATGCTTTTGTAA
- a CDS encoding molybdenum cofactor carrier protein — MLDKRPIIGVMGSHDETWEEYAQPLGRMIAQHDYHLLTGAGAGVMTAVSKSFCEQQDRAGLSIGVVPTVQYSGEFVPREQYPNPYIEIPILTPLDIKAQNDKTPFSRNYVNVMTSHAIIALPGAHGTQNEVSLAIQFKKPLILFGPEESFSKFPSQPIRTQDIDEVREFLEKAVAKLHLDE, encoded by the coding sequence ATGCTCGATAAAAGGCCGATCATCGGTGTGATGGGCTCTCATGATGAAACATGGGAGGAATACGCACAGCCGCTCGGCCGTATGATCGCACAGCACGATTATCACCTTTTGACCGGAGCAGGAGCCGGTGTGATGACGGCTGTCTCCAAATCCTTCTGCGAACAGCAGGATAGGGCGGGCTTAAGCATCGGCGTCGTGCCGACAGTTCAGTACAGCGGAGAATTTGTCCCCCGGGAACAATATCCAAACCCCTATATCGAAATTCCGATTCTGACGCCTCTTGATATCAAGGCACAGAACGACAAAACGCCCTTCAGCCGCAACTATGTGAACGTCATGACCAGCCACGCCATCATCGCTCTTCCGGGTGCCCACGGCACTCAGAATGAAGTCTCTCTGGCTATACAGTTTAAAAAGCCGCTGATCCTCTTTGGACCGGAGGAATCCTTTAGTAAATTCCCCAGCCAGCCCATAAGAACGCAGGACATAGACGAGGTCAGGGAGTTTCTTGAAAAGGCAGTCGCCAAGCTTCATCTGGATGAATAA
- a CDS encoding YqgE/AlgH family protein translates to MPLKLTPHAARWYLLGAALLIAFPSLMSLYTRYDNKLIVALGKVDRDPNFAQTVVYIAAHNGWGAQGLILNKPLPEQERQKLANIPSGFDWYIGGPVTYPRGQFVLVTEGEAGRARWRMISLPDYIRKYPEEWKKTLQDGEKKKKFRIYLGFSGWGSAQLEREIIRAGWGIIDFQEDMLTQMMAPEDIWREAMKKVLEKSPEKQKGI, encoded by the coding sequence ATGCCCTTAAAACTCACACCGCACGCCGCACGTTGGTACCTCCTAGGCGCCGCTCTGCTCATCGCCTTCCCGAGCCTGATGAGTTTATATACGCGTTATGATAACAAACTCATAGTGGCGCTTGGAAAAGTTGACCGCGACCCCAATTTCGCTCAGACGGTCGTGTATATTGCTGCTCATAATGGCTGGGGCGCACAGGGACTGATTCTCAACAAGCCGTTACCGGAACAAGAACGCCAGAAGCTTGCAAACATCCCGAGCGGCTTCGACTGGTACATAGGCGGCCCGGTCACGTACCCGAGGGGCCAGTTTGTCTTGGTAACGGAAGGCGAAGCAGGAAGAGCCCGCTGGAGAATGATATCCTTGCCCGATTACATCCGTAAATACCCCGAGGAATGGAAAAAAACTCTTCAAGACGGCGAGAAGAAGAAAAAATTCAGAATCTATCTCGGTTTTTCTGGATGGGGTTCGGCGCAGCTTGAACGCGAAATTATCAGGGCAGGTTGGGGAATTATAGACTTTCAGGAAGATATGCTCACGCAAATGATGGCGCCCGAAGATATATGGCGCGAGGCCATGAAAAAAGTTCTCGAAAAAAGCCCCGAAAAACAGAAGGGCATCTAA
- a CDS encoding pyruvate dehydrogenase complex E1 component subunit beta gives MPIQILMPALSPTMTEGNLARWLKAEGDKVEAGEVIAEIETDKATMEVEAVDEGILGKILIEAGTQGVSVNTPIAVLLEEGESKDSINLSAAAPAAKAASSAAVPAASFSSTADQPAGADIANRDILYAQGAILEPPPFDEAAFADKKTQTVREALRDAMAEEMRRDATVYLMGEEVAEYQGAYKVSQGLLDEFGAKRVIDTPITEHGFAGLAVGAAMNGLRPIVEFMTWNFGMQAMDHIINSAAKTLYMAGGKLGCPIVFRGPNGAAARVGAQHSQCFASWYAHIPGLKVVAPWSGADAKGLLKAAIRDPNPVVFLENEILYGQSHEVPVSEDFVIPLGRAKIERAGKDVTIVAFSIMVGKALEAAKKLAAEGIDAEVINLRTIRPLDRHTILESVKKTNRIVCVEEGWPYAGIGSEIAALCGEHAFDFLDAPVTRVCAADVPLPYAANLEALALPQIDEIVHAAKKVCYR, from the coding sequence ATGCCCATTCAAATTCTTATGCCCGCTCTCTCCCCGACCATGACCGAAGGCAATCTGGCCCGCTGGCTTAAGGCCGAGGGTGATAAGGTCGAAGCCGGCGAAGTCATCGCCGAAATCGAAACCGACAAGGCGACGATGGAAGTCGAGGCCGTGGACGAGGGCATTCTTGGCAAAATCCTCATCGAAGCCGGAACGCAGGGCGTCAGCGTCAACACGCCGATCGCGGTGTTGTTGGAGGAGGGAGAGAGCAAGGACTCCATAAATCTTTCAGCCGCTGCACCCGCAGCAAAAGCGGCATCTTCAGCGGCCGTCCCCGCAGCCTCATTCTCCTCAACCGCCGACCAACCTGCAGGTGCCGATATCGCCAACCGCGACATTCTCTACGCGCAGGGCGCAATTCTTGAACCACCGCCCTTCGACGAAGCGGCTTTTGCGGACAAGAAAACCCAAACCGTCCGCGAAGCCTTGCGCGACGCGATGGCCGAGGAAATGCGCCGCGACGCCACCGTCTACCTGATGGGCGAAGAAGTCGCTGAATATCAGGGCGCTTACAAGGTGTCTCAGGGACTTCTGGACGAATTCGGCGCCAAGCGCGTCATCGACACGCCGATCACTGAACACGGCTTCGCGGGACTCGCTGTCGGCGCGGCTATGAACGGCCTGCGCCCGATCGTCGAGTTCATGACCTGGAACTTCGGGATGCAGGCGATGGACCATATCATCAACTCCGCTGCCAAAACGCTTTACATGGCGGGCGGCAAGCTCGGCTGCCCCATCGTCTTCCGCGGTCCGAACGGCGCGGCAGCAAGAGTAGGCGCACAACACTCGCAATGTTTCGCCAGCTGGTACGCTCACATTCCCGGCCTCAAGGTCGTTGCCCCGTGGTCCGGCGCCGATGCAAAAGGCCTGCTGAAAGCCGCCATCCGCGACCCTAACCCAGTCGTCTTCCTGGAAAACGAAATTCTCTACGGCCAGAGCCACGAAGTTCCGGTCTCGGAGGATTTTGTCATTCCTCTGGGCCGTGCCAAGATTGAACGTGCAGGCAAGGACGTAACGATTGTCGCTTTCTCGATTATGGTCGGAAAAGCGTTGGAAGCCGCAAAAAAACTCGCTGCCGAAGGAATCGACGCGGAAGTCATAAACCTCCGCACCATCCGCCCGCTCGATCGTCACACGATCCTCGAAAGCGTCAAGAAAACCAATCGGATCGTCTGCGTGGAGGAGGGCTGGCCTTATGCCGGAATCGGCTCCGAAATCGCCGCGCTCTGCGGGGAACACGCCTTCGACTTCCTCGATGCACCCGTCACCCGTGTCTGCGCGGCGGACGTGCCCCTGCCATACGCCGCTAATCTTGAGGCGCTGGCCCTGCCACAAATCGACGAGATCGTCCATGCGGCGAAAAAAGTATGCTATAGATAA
- the eno gene encoding phosphopyruvate hydratase produces the protein MSAIIDIHARQILDSRGNPTVEVDVHLESGATGRAAVPSGASTGAYEAVELRDGKKNIYGGKGVLKAVEAVNTEIIEELIGIDAKEQIYIDRRMIERDGTENKSRLGANAILGVSLAVARAMARELGLPLYRYIGGAYAHILPTPMMNIINGGAHADNPVDIQEFMIMPVSAPSFAEGLRAGAEIFHALKKELSKAGLNTNVGDEGGFAPAVKSSKEALDFIMKSIESAGYKPKKDIVIALDAASTEFYKKGKYHLEGEGKILTSDEMVKYYVDLCKKYPIVSIEDGMGEDDWKGWQALTAAIGDKVQLVGDDLYVTNAKRLKQGIDQKAGNAVLVKVNQIGTLTETLETIEMAKKAGFGIVLSHRSGETEDSTIADLAVATNAGQIKTGSLSRSDRMAKYNQLLRIEEQLGISASYYGARFFRD, from the coding sequence ATGAGCGCCATTATCGATATTCACGCCCGCCAGATCCTTGATAGCCGCGGTAATCCAACCGTAGAGGTAGACGTGCATCTCGAAAGCGGCGCAACCGGACGGGCCGCTGTACCTTCCGGCGCCTCGACAGGGGCTTACGAGGCCGTTGAACTCCGGGACGGGAAGAAGAACATCTACGGCGGCAAGGGCGTCCTGAAGGCCGTCGAAGCCGTAAATACCGAGATCATTGAGGAATTAATTGGTATTGACGCCAAGGAGCAAATTTACATCGACAGGCGCATGATCGAGCGTGATGGCACGGAAAACAAATCCCGCCTGGGCGCTAACGCCATCCTCGGCGTCTCTCTGGCCGTCGCACGGGCGATGGCGCGGGAATTGGGCCTCCCCCTTTACCGCTATATCGGCGGGGCTTACGCGCATATCCTGCCGACCCCGATGATGAACATCATCAATGGCGGCGCCCACGCCGACAACCCGGTCGATATTCAGGAATTCATGATCATGCCCGTCTCCGCACCGTCCTTCGCCGAAGGTTTGCGGGCAGGGGCGGAAATCTTCCATGCCTTAAAAAAGGAACTCTCTAAAGCCGGCTTGAACACCAACGTCGGCGACGAGGGCGGCTTCGCCCCGGCTGTCAAATCCTCTAAGGAAGCTCTGGATTTCATCATGAAATCCATAGAAAGCGCCGGATACAAGCCTAAAAAGGACATCGTCATCGCGCTCGATGCCGCCTCGACGGAGTTTTACAAAAAGGGCAAGTACCATCTGGAAGGCGAAGGGAAAATTCTGACCTCCGATGAAATGGTCAAATACTATGTTGATCTCTGCAAGAAATACCCCATCGTCTCGATTGAGGACGGCATGGGCGAAGACGACTGGAAGGGCTGGCAAGCGCTGACCGCCGCCATTGGTGATAAAGTACAGCTCGTCGGCGATGACCTTTACGTCACCAACGCCAAGCGCCTGAAGCAGGGCATCGACCAGAAAGCCGGAAACGCCGTTCTGGTCAAAGTCAACCAGATCGGAACCTTGACCGAAACGCTGGAAACCATCGAAATGGCGAAAAAGGCAGGATTCGGAATAGTACTGTCCCACCGCTCCGGCGAAACGGAAGACTCCACGATTGCCGATCTGGCTGTCGCGACAAACGCGGGCCAGATCAAGACCGGCTCACTCTCCCGCTCCGACCGCATGGCGAAATATAACCAGTTGCTGAGGATAGAGGAGCAGTTGGGTATTTCGGCGTCCTATTACGGCGCACGCTTCTTTCGCGATTAA